A DNA window from Cottoperca gobio unplaced genomic scaffold, fCotGob3.1 fCotGob3_172arrow_ctg1, whole genome shotgun sequence contains the following coding sequences:
- the LOC115004715 gene encoding potassium voltage-gated channel subfamily A member 1-like yields MTVVSTENMDETSTLPGHPQDLYPPDDDHDDHDCCERVVINISGLRFETQLKTLAQFPETLLGNPKKRMRYFDPLRNEYFFDRNRPSFDAILYYYQSGGRLRRPVNVPLDMFSEEIKFYELGAEAMEKFREDEGFIREEERPLPEKEFQRQIWLLFEHPESSGPARGIAIVSVMVILISIVIFCLETLPELKEDPKQRMRVVGNITVYYKPNFLTDPFFVVETLCIIWFSFELIVRFFACPSKAAFFKNMMNSIDIVAIIPYFITLGTELADDPDQKEGKGGGEQATSLAILRVIRLVRVFRIFKLSRHSKGLQILGQTLKASMRELGLLIFFLFIGVILFSSAVYFAEAEEKESFFTSIPDAFWWAVVSMTTVGYGDMYPVTIGGKIVGSLCAIAGVLTIALPVPVIVSNFNYFYHRETEGEEQAQLLNVSNQNLASDTNSSRRSSSAVSKSEYMEIDEDMKNSIDNFREANLRTANCTAPIQNCVNKGKLLTDV; encoded by the coding sequence ATGACCGTGGTGTCCACCGAGAACATGGACGAGACATCCACGCTGCCGGGACACCCGCAGGACCTGTACCCGCCCGACGATGACCACGACGACCATGACTGCTGCGAGCGCGTGGTCATCAACATCTCGGGGCTGCGCTTCGAGACCCAGCTGAAGACCCTCGCGCAGTTCCCGGAGACCCTCCTCGGGAACCCCAAGAAGAGGATGCGCTACTTTGACCCTTTAAGAAACGAGTATTTCTTTGACCGGAATCGCCCGAGTTTCGACGCCATCTTGTATTATTACCAGTCCGGAGGAAGGCTAAGAAGGCCGGTGAACGTGCCGCTGGATATGTTCTCGGAGGAGATAAAGTTTTACGAACTCGGCGCTGAGGCCATGGAGAAGTTTCGTGAGGACGAGGGATTTATCCGGGAGGAGGAGCGACCTCTCCCGGAGAAGGAGTTCCAACGACAGATCTGGCTCCTCTTTGAGCATCCAGAGAGCTCGGGGCCCGCCCGGGGGATCGCCATTGTCTCGGTGATGGTTATTCTTATTTCAATAGTCATATTTTGTTTGGAGACTTTACCAGAGCTGAAGGAGGATCCCAAGCAGCGGATGCGCGTCGTGGGGAACATCACCGTGTATTACAAACCAAACTTCCTCACCGACCCGTTCTTCGTGGTGGAGACGCTCTGCATCATCTGGTTTTCCTTTGAGTTGATAGTGCGGTTTTTCGCGTGTCCCAGCAAGGCGGcattctttaaaaacatgatGAACTCTATCGATATCGTGGCTATAATCCCGTACTTCATCACACTTGGTACGGAGCTGGCCGACGACCCGGACCAGAAGGAAGGGAAAGGAGGAGGCGAACAGGCCACGTCTCTAGCTATTCTCAGGGTCATCCGCCTGGTCAGGGTGTTCAGGATCTTTAAACTGTCCCGACACTCGAAGGGGCTCCAGATTTTGGGGCAAACTCTTAAGGCGAGCATGCGGGAGCTGGGCTTGctcattttcttcctcttcatcggTGTGATTTTGTTCTCCAGCGCCGTCTACTTCGCCGAGGCCGAGGAGAAGGAGTCGTTCTTCACCAGCATTCCGGATGCTTTCTGGTGGGCCGTGGTGTCGATGACGACCGTCGGCTACGGGGACATGTACCCTGTGACCATTGGAGGCAAGATTGTCGGATCGCTGTGCGCCATCGCCGGAGTGTTAACCATTGCCCTGCCGGTGCCCGTCATCGTGTCCAACTTCAACTACTTCTACCACCGGGAGACGGAGGGCGAGGAGCAGGCGCAGCTGCTCAACGTCAGCAACCAGAACTTGGCGTCGGACACCAACTCGAGCCGCCGCAGCTCCTCCGCGGTCAGCAAGTCGGAGTACATGGAGATAGACGAGGACATGAAGAACAGCATCGATAACTTTAGGGAAGCAAACCTTAGGACTGCCAACTGCACGGCGCCCATCCAGAACTGTGTGAACAAGGGGAAGCTGCTCACCGACGTGTGA